The DNA sequence AGCATTTTTCATATAATTACCTTACCATCGGATTTTTTCTCCCTAACACGGTAATGATcgcgccatttttttttctccaaGTATATTACTGTCGAAAATTTGAATCCAATAGTAACTCTTTCACCCGACAAATTTATTGGCAAATCCGCTCGTAAATTCGCTAGTAAATCCGCTACTAATCTCCGACGCTAAATCCAACGGTAAATTCGATGGTATTCAGTATTTTTCTTGTAATGGAATGTAAATTAGCACATAAAATAGTCATTTTTGTTGATGTGATGATTGGATTTGAAAGGATGAGAATAAAAAATGGGgtttaagaagaagaagagagtgaaGAAGAGAATCTATTGAACATAATTTGAGAATcaggattttaaaaagagaaagagactACAttgcaaacaaaaaaatttcatttgCTACGTCAGTTAGCCATTGACGTGTCAGCGTGGTAGAAAATGAGTCCACTTCAACTTTTCGATAGTCGGTGATGGACTAAAATTGCCTGAGAAACTACTATGAATTTTAGAGTATAactttgaaaacaaaattaagTAGAGACCACTTTAAACcttgaatataaaattttagagaTCATTTTGAGACTTAATTCTTTTCTAAAATTTGGAATTTTCTATAAacgttaattatttttttaaaaatcaattgttcttttctaatttcttaaCCTGTCATAGAAAACATGCTTCCGAAAACTGAGATTTCCTTACGTTTCAAAGGTGATAAGTATCAGAATTTCCACAAGCAAAGTTGATCAGATGATCCACTAGGTCCCAAACAATTTCGTAAGCTCAAACGTCACAAGGTAGGACAAAGACAACcaaaaattatatcttatatccaaaataaatatttacatATACACTATTACCGTTCTCGTTctttaaatataaaatcaattttacttaaataataaagttagaatatttaaaaaaattatattattttttcatatgtaatattttgatttttttttattttttgtaactatattatgtatacataaaaaaataattatttatataaaataaatatatatattaaaaatatataaatatataataactattttaaaaatttacttttGTATGTACACATAATATTTGTatgttttttattgtttaaatgCCTAAATGAATCCATTTCTGAAGGTGTAATATTATATAGCATAGTGAGATTAGCTCAACTAATTAAGTTAAGAAGGGTAATCTCTCTGGATTCAAATTCCATTTTACATAAAAACAACACGTTTATATTGAATATAGTAGTAAtgtacaaaacaagaaaagacacataCATGGTTTGGAATTTAAAAATGCtacatatattattttattttacttatttgaATATATAGTTTTGATTTTAATACGCATTTTTAACAAACTATTGATTTAATGATTGATTTTTTAACCACCAAATTGTTCAAACTTCAAACCCCTATATATTATTTCAACGTGTCAGTTGTCACCTCGTTACTAATTCATTAGTCCAAAGAAGAAGGTGCGTGTTCAGTTACCACTCAGCTGCTGCCACCACCGCCATCATGCACCGTCACCACGTCCTTCTCATCACATACCCCGCACAAGGCCACATAAACCCTTCCCTCCAGTTAGCAAAGAGGCTCATTAATTTAGGCGCACGTGTTACCGTTTCCACCACCGTCCACATGCACCGCCGTATGTCCGACAAACCCTCCATCCGCGGCCTCTCCTTCGTCCCCTTCTCCGATGGCTTCGACGATGGTTTCACCCTCTCCGATGACTCCAACTATGACCACTACATGACCGAGTACGAGCGCCGCGGCACAGAGTTCGTCACCGATCTCATAAACTCCGCCGCCGAAGAAGGCCAGCACCCTTTCACTTGTGTAGTCTACACCTTCCTACAAAACTGGGTGGCAGAGGCGGCGCGTGCATTTCACCTTCCCTCGGTTGTGCTCTGGCCTCAACCAGCGGTGCTCTTGGACATCCACTACTACTACTTTCACGGGTACCGTGACTACATCAACGAGAAAATTACCAAAGAGCCCTCGTCGTGTTCCTTGGAGCTTCCAGGGTTGCCGCGGTTGCAACCCTCATGTGACCTACCTTCGTTTTATTTGGAATCAAATAATTCGATTAGTAAGTATCGGAACTCTTTCATTGCTTCGCTGATTGAAAAACAGTTTCGACATCTTGATCAAGAAGTCAAACCAAGAATATTAGCCAACACCTTTGAAGCGTTGGAACCTGATGCCCTGAGGGCCGTTGATGATAAATTGGACGTGATACCAATCGGGCCGTTGATTCCGTCGGCGTTCTTGGACGTTGAAAAAGATGGCGATGGTGATAGTTCCTATGGCGGTAATA is a window from the Arachis stenosperma cultivar V10309 chromosome 3, arast.V10309.gnm1.PFL2, whole genome shotgun sequence genome containing:
- the LOC130969552 gene encoding phloretin 4'-O-glucosyltransferase-like — its product is MHRHHVLLITYPAQGHINPSLQLAKRLINLGARVTVSTTVHMHRRMSDKPSIRGLSFVPFSDGFDDGFTLSDDSNYDHYMTEYERRGTEFVTDLINSAAEEGQHPFTCVVYTFLQNWVAEAARAFHLPSVVLWPQPAVLLDIHYYYFHGYRDYINEKITKEPSSCSLELPGLPRLQPSCDLPSFYLESNNSISKYRNSFIASLIEKQFRHLDQEVKPRILANTFEALEPDALRAVDDKLDVIPIGPLIPSAFLDVEKDGDGDSSYGGNIFKHSNDYVEWLDSQAERSVVYVSFGSFWVLAKKQMEEMARALLDSRHPFLWVIRKKEKKEKEKEEEEDEELSCREELEARGKIVEWCSQVEVLSHGSLGCFVTHCGWNSTMESLASGVPMVAFPQWVDQKTNAKLIEDVWKTGVRVDREEEEEEGVVEAGEIKRCVEVVMGSGEKAKELRENADKWKMLAREAVKEGGSSEQNLRTFLHQVHDLLPQSR